A genomic stretch from Marinimicrobium sp. C6131 includes:
- a CDS encoding universal stress protein has product MHNKVIACIDDSHYAESVCDYAAWSAQRMEAPLSLVHVLDEPTKSSQQNLSGSIGFGAQEALLEELASLDEQRAKVAMEHGRLMLKAARERVEQKGLTGVETRQRHGELVNALAELEAETRMLVVGKRGADTASAHGHIGSHLEQIIRTLHRPILIAQQSFEPPKAIMFAFDGSATTRTGVDMVAASPLFKGIPIHLVTVGADVDSNREQLDWAKNKLTDAGFETQATIIAGDPETVLEEYQHTHNIDLLIMGAYGHSRIRQLIVGSTTTHMISKTRISLMVLR; this is encoded by the coding sequence ATGCACAACAAAGTCATTGCCTGTATTGACGACTCTCATTACGCGGAATCCGTCTGTGATTATGCGGCCTGGTCCGCCCAGCGAATGGAGGCGCCCCTGAGCCTCGTTCACGTGTTGGATGAGCCCACCAAGAGCAGTCAGCAGAACCTCAGCGGCAGCATCGGGTTTGGCGCTCAGGAGGCTCTGCTGGAGGAGCTGGCCAGCCTGGACGAGCAGCGCGCCAAAGTCGCCATGGAACATGGCCGGCTGATGTTGAAAGCCGCCCGTGAACGGGTCGAACAGAAAGGCCTGACCGGGGTGGAAACCCGTCAGCGTCATGGCGAGCTGGTCAACGCCCTCGCCGAACTGGAAGCCGAAACCCGGATGCTGGTGGTGGGCAAGCGCGGTGCCGACACCGCCTCGGCGCACGGCCATATCGGAAGCCATCTGGAGCAGATCATCCGCACCCTGCACCGGCCGATTCTCATTGCCCAGCAGAGTTTTGAACCGCCCAAGGCGATCATGTTCGCCTTCGACGGCAGCGCCACCACCCGTACAGGTGTGGATATGGTTGCGGCCAGTCCGCTGTTCAAGGGTATTCCGATTCACCTGGTCACGGTTGGTGCCGACGTCGACAGCAACCGTGAACAACTGGATTGGGCGAAGAACAAACTGACCGACGCCGGTTTCGAGACCCAGGCCACCATCATTGCCGGCGACCCGGAAACCGTCCTGGAAGAGTATCAGCACACGCACAATATCGACCTGCTGATTATGGGCGCCTACGGCCATTCGCGCATTCGGCAACTGATCGTGGGCAGCACCACCACTCACATGATCAGTAAAACCCGTATCTCTCTGATGGTATTGCGCTAA
- a CDS encoding VanZ family protein codes for MILPNWWRPLCRWQFALLLAIYTYFGLTTASGPHIPQYNDKLMHFLGYGIAGWSITVALPGWPMWQRLLVLVAYSTGIEIIQHFMPPRTFSFGDILANIGGALSGLGSAELARRLAPNLSRALLER; via the coding sequence ATGATTCTACCGAACTGGTGGCGCCCGCTGTGCCGGTGGCAGTTCGCACTGCTGCTGGCGATTTACACCTATTTTGGGCTCACCACCGCCTCCGGCCCCCACATCCCCCAGTACAACGACAAGCTGATGCACTTTCTCGGCTACGGGATCGCCGGCTGGTCCATAACGGTCGCCCTGCCCGGCTGGCCGATGTGGCAACGTCTGCTGGTCCTGGTGGCGTACTCGACGGGTATTGAAATCATTCAGCACTTCATGCCGCCGCGGACGTTCAGTTTCGGTGACATACTGGCCAATATAGGCGGCGCGCTATCGGGCCTCGGTTCCGCCGAACTTGCCCGACGGCTCGCCCCCAATCTGAGCCGCGCTCTACTCGAGCGCTGA
- a CDS encoding CHASE domain-containing protein, translating into MSQPPGKRSPLILPALVFLLVIGVVEGVIFSYKGKLYSEQRLQALTFAADLRSNAERELNNVLYLTRGLSSYFSVRHDSLERDEILSILRVAYQTSPLIRNFGVAVNYRLTYVYPPEGNQAAIGLDYRELESQWPDVKRAVEQRRPVLSEGVDLLQGGKAFVYRDPIYVDDAYWGLLSTVIDAEPLLDAMFGVMEGDSRHRFSVRANRRNQQPVHLWGDDALFHQDGVVRLTSGRDWEFVVQTRTGDTHWLPIFTLRIFGWVLALVAALGTYSAVLHRRQRLVPGSRDRKSALE; encoded by the coding sequence TTGAGTCAACCGCCTGGGAAACGCTCACCCCTGATTCTGCCCGCACTGGTGTTTCTGTTGGTGATCGGTGTGGTAGAAGGGGTGATCTTCTCGTACAAGGGGAAGTTGTACAGCGAACAGCGCTTACAGGCGCTGACCTTCGCCGCCGATCTGCGCTCCAACGCCGAGCGGGAGCTGAACAACGTCCTGTATCTCACTCGCGGCCTGAGCAGTTACTTCTCGGTACGGCACGACTCACTGGAACGTGATGAAATCCTCAGTATCCTGCGTGTCGCCTACCAGACCAGCCCTTTGATCCGCAACTTCGGAGTCGCCGTCAATTACCGGCTTACCTACGTTTATCCGCCTGAAGGCAACCAGGCCGCGATTGGCCTTGATTACCGCGAGCTGGAATCGCAGTGGCCGGATGTCAAACGCGCGGTCGAACAGCGCCGACCCGTGCTGTCCGAAGGCGTCGATTTGCTTCAGGGGGGCAAGGCGTTTGTATACCGCGACCCGATTTACGTCGACGATGCGTACTGGGGGCTGCTGTCCACCGTGATTGACGCGGAACCATTGCTTGATGCCATGTTTGGCGTGATGGAAGGTGACAGTCGGCACAGATTCTCGGTACGGGCGAACCGTAGGAATCAGCAACCGGTCCACCTGTGGGGAGATGACGCGTTGTTCCATCAGGACGGAGTGGTGCGATTGACATCCGGACGGGACTGGGAGTTTGTGGTTCAGACCCGTACCGGGGATACCCACTGGCTCCCCATATTCACCTTGCGGATATTCGGATGGGTGTTGGCATTGGTGGCGGCGTTGGGAACTTACTCGGCAGTGCTGCATCGGCGTCAGCGCCTGGTGCCGGGTTCCAGAGATCGGAAGTCAGCGCTCGAGTAG
- a CDS encoding alpha/beta hydrolase, translated as MKQLASLFVPVFLFGCAQAVITEPPVPFENTYTAENTYQKEVKHFPHIEIASLDTPDGVHVERDLTYVQYGRRALQLDLHRPEAGRHRPAVVLVHGGGWRSGYRENLTPLANALAERGFVVANISYRLAPEARFPAAIHDVKAAIRWLRAHADAYGVNPNQIAVGGTSAGGQIASLTGITAGDPYFDLNQKNSSISSDVQAILNIDGLSDFTSEEARYYEDDPSKNPSSAGSWFGGRYSEQTGLWHKGSPIYYVHGDMPPILFLNSAQERFGVGRDEMIAKMKPLGVEYHVRRFDDTPHTFWLFDPWLQPTADEIAAFLQRLWSGSGSASE; from the coding sequence ATGAAACAACTCGCTTCGTTATTCGTCCCCGTGTTTTTGTTCGGCTGCGCTCAAGCCGTTATCACCGAACCTCCGGTGCCGTTTGAAAACACCTATACGGCGGAAAATACCTATCAAAAGGAAGTGAAGCACTTCCCGCACATTGAAATCGCCAGTCTCGATACGCCCGACGGGGTCCACGTCGAACGGGATCTGACCTATGTGCAATATGGTCGGCGGGCGCTGCAACTGGATCTGCATCGGCCAGAAGCGGGGCGTCATCGCCCGGCGGTGGTTCTGGTGCACGGGGGCGGTTGGCGCTCCGGTTACCGGGAAAACCTGACGCCTCTGGCCAACGCGCTGGCGGAGCGAGGCTTTGTGGTGGCCAATATCAGCTATCGCCTGGCGCCAGAGGCGCGCTTCCCGGCCGCCATTCATGACGTCAAGGCGGCGATCCGGTGGCTACGCGCGCATGCCGATGCCTACGGCGTTAACCCCAACCAGATTGCGGTGGGGGGTACCTCGGCCGGTGGGCAAATTGCCAGCCTGACCGGTATTACGGCTGGCGATCCGTATTTTGATCTGAATCAAAAGAACAGCTCGATATCCAGTGACGTGCAAGCGATACTGAATATTGATGGTCTGTCCGATTTTACCTCGGAAGAAGCTCGCTATTACGAGGATGATCCGAGCAAGAACCCCTCGTCGGCCGGCTCCTGGTTTGGTGGGCGCTATTCAGAACAAACCGGGCTTTGGCACAAGGGTTCTCCAATCTACTACGTCCATGGGGACATGCCCCCCATTCTGTTTCTGAACAGTGCCCAGGAGCGTTTTGGTGTCGGCCGTGATGAAATGATAGCGAAGATGAAGCCCCTGGGAGTCGAGTATCATGTTCGGCGCTTTGATGATACGCCGCACACGTTCTGGCTGTTTGATCCGTGGCTACAACCCACCGCTGACGAGATCGCGGCTTTTCTTCAACGCTTATGGAGCGGCTCTGGTAGCGCGTCAGAGTGA
- the aceF gene encoding dihydrolipoyllysine-residue acetyltransferase: MATETIKVPDIGGSEDVEVIEISVAVGDTVAAEDTLIVLETDKASMDIPCPKAGKVTAISVKEGDKVSEGSAILELELEGEGAGDDSQNESAESSASDKAAESKASQEAPKASGGSEMDIPVPDIGGSEGVEVIEVCVKAGDEVSEGDSLIVLETDKASMEIPAPASGTISSIALKEGDKVSEGDVIGKMKTAGGEAPAQSQPASQSGSESAAPAAPQGGGEQDMPVPDIGGAEGVEVIEVSVKAGDEVSEGDTLIVLETDKASMEIPAPASGKIKSIALKEGDKVSQGDLIGVIEAEGSAAPAPSAPAKSEAPAKSEPAPKAESSSPATATAASAEVINSGDVYAGPAVRRLGRQLGVDLAKVKGSGPRGRITKDDVRDYVKNIVTASQSGAAPAAGGGAIPRVPPIDFSKFGEVEEVKMSKIKKLTADNMTRSWLNVPHVTQWDDADITDMEEFRQGLKAEAEKRGTKLTPLPFLLKACAAALEAEPSFNVSLHHDGEHIVQKKYVHIGIAVDTPNGLMVPVIRDVNKKGLWQLTEEVNAMAKKARDGKLTAADMQGGCFTISSLGAMGGSGFTPIVNTPEVGILGVSRAQIKPVWNGKEFVPRNMLPISLSYDHRAINGADAGRFFTFLAGALADVRRLLL, translated from the coding sequence GTGGCCACAGAAACCATCAAAGTCCCCGATATCGGCGGCTCCGAAGATGTAGAAGTGATTGAGATCAGCGTCGCGGTGGGGGATACCGTCGCCGCTGAAGATACACTGATTGTGCTGGAAACTGACAAGGCGTCCATGGACATCCCTTGCCCCAAGGCGGGTAAGGTCACCGCCATCTCCGTCAAAGAGGGCGACAAGGTGTCGGAAGGTTCCGCCATTCTCGAGTTGGAACTGGAGGGTGAGGGCGCCGGTGACGACAGCCAGAACGAAAGCGCTGAATCGTCCGCTTCGGATAAAGCCGCAGAGTCCAAGGCCTCGCAAGAGGCGCCCAAGGCCTCCGGCGGCAGTGAAATGGATATCCCGGTGCCGGATATCGGCGGTTCGGAAGGTGTGGAAGTCATTGAGGTGTGCGTCAAAGCCGGTGATGAGGTCTCCGAAGGGGATTCATTGATCGTGCTGGAAACCGACAAGGCCTCCATGGAAATCCCGGCGCCGGCCAGCGGCACCATCAGCAGCATCGCGTTGAAAGAAGGCGATAAAGTGTCCGAAGGCGATGTCATCGGGAAAATGAAAACCGCTGGTGGCGAAGCACCCGCGCAGAGTCAGCCGGCAAGCCAGTCCGGTTCGGAAAGTGCCGCTCCAGCCGCGCCTCAGGGCGGTGGTGAGCAGGACATGCCGGTGCCGGATATCGGCGGCGCGGAAGGCGTGGAAGTGATCGAAGTCAGCGTCAAGGCCGGCGATGAAGTGTCCGAAGGCGACACCCTGATCGTGCTGGAAACGGACAAGGCGTCAATGGAAATTCCCGCTCCGGCCTCCGGCAAGATCAAAAGCATCGCCCTGAAAGAGGGGGACAAGGTGTCCCAGGGTGACCTGATCGGTGTCATCGAAGCCGAAGGCAGTGCCGCACCGGCACCGTCTGCTCCGGCCAAGAGCGAAGCGCCCGCCAAGAGTGAGCCCGCACCCAAAGCCGAGTCGTCTTCTCCGGCGACCGCCACGGCGGCCAGCGCCGAAGTCATCAACAGTGGTGATGTGTACGCCGGCCCCGCCGTGCGTCGACTGGGGCGTCAACTGGGTGTTGATCTCGCCAAGGTGAAAGGCTCCGGTCCTCGCGGTCGCATCACCAAAGACGATGTTCGCGACTATGTGAAGAACATCGTTACGGCGTCCCAGTCCGGTGCGGCACCGGCCGCGGGTGGTGGCGCGATTCCGCGTGTACCGCCGATCGACTTCAGCAAGTTCGGTGAAGTCGAAGAAGTGAAGATGAGCAAGATCAAAAAGCTCACCGCGGACAATATGACCCGCAGCTGGCTCAATGTCCCGCACGTGACTCAGTGGGACGACGCCGATATTACCGATATGGAAGAGTTCCGCCAAGGGCTGAAAGCCGAGGCCGAAAAACGCGGCACCAAGCTGACACCTTTGCCGTTCCTGCTCAAAGCCTGCGCCGCAGCGCTGGAAGCGGAGCCGAGCTTCAACGTGTCCCTGCATCACGACGGTGAACATATTGTGCAGAAGAAGTATGTTCACATTGGTATCGCGGTGGACACTCCGAATGGCTTGATGGTGCCGGTGATTCGTGACGTCAACAAGAAAGGGTTGTGGCAACTGACCGAAGAGGTCAACGCCATGGCCAAGAAGGCGCGCGACGGCAAACTGACCGCGGCGGACATGCAGGGTGGGTGCTTTACCATCTCCAGCCTGGGTGCCATGGGCGGCAGCGGCTTCACGCCGATTGTGAACACGCCTGAAGTGGGTATCCTGGGCGTGTCTCGTGCCCAGATCAAGCCGGTATGGAATGGCAAAGAGTTTGTGCCGCGCAACATGTTGCCGATCTCTCTGTCCTACGACCATCGCGCGATCAACGGTGCGGATGCCGGTCGTTTCTTCACTTTCCTGGCCGGGGCGCTGGCGGATGTACGTCGCCTGTTGCTCTGA
- the aceE gene encoding pyruvate dehydrogenase (acetyl-transferring), homodimeric type translates to MQEDIDALETREWLDALESVVRHAGKERATFLLKQLSENAVDHGIDQPSAITTPYRNTIPVSKEVQSPGDAYIERKIRSIVRWNAIAMVVRANKSADELGGHIASFSSAATLYEVGFNHFWRGSEDGKPGDLVYFQGHSSPGMYARSFLEGRLTEEQLDNFRREVDGKGLSSYPHPWLMPDYWQFPTVSMGLGPINAIYQAHVMRYLDQRGLIEKGDRKIWAFLGDGECDEPESLGAISLAGREKLDNLIFVINCNLQRLDGPVRGNGKVVQELEGVFRGAGWNVVKVLWGGQWDKLLEKDKTGLLQKRMDEVLDGEMQNYKANGGAYTREHFFGKYPELLELVKDMTDDEILHLARGGHDSHKVYNAYHNAVNTKGQPTVILAQTVKGYGMGPTGEAVNNAHQVKKLDIDALKTFRDRFNIPIEDKDLEKIPYYRPPEDSAEMQYLHERRKQLNGYLPARKADFEALEIPPLETFSKQLEGTGDRTISTTMAFVRVLNTLIKDKKVGDKVVPIVPDEARTFGMEGMFRQIGIYSAEGQKYTPQDAGQIMYYKEDQKGQILEEGINEAGSMSAWIAAATSYSNHHQPLLPFYIYYSMFGFQRIGDLAWLAGDAQARGFLLGGTAGRTTLNGEGLQHQDGHSHILANTIPNCRTYDPTYSYEVAVIVQDGLKRMYQDKESCYYYITLMNENYVHPDMPKGVEEGIIKGIYQLEKGTSKKKNRVQLLGSGTILQEVRAAAEILRNDFSVEADVWSVTSVNELTRDGQRAARWNLLHPGDKPRKAYLTEQLEKQEGPFIIATDYMKNYSEQLRPYVPGDYYVLGTDGFGRSDSREKLRHFFEVDRNFVVIAALKSLADQGKVKPEVVSKAIKQFGIDPDKADPLTV, encoded by the coding sequence ATGCAAGAAGATATCGATGCCCTCGAAACGAGAGAATGGCTGGATGCCCTTGAGTCAGTTGTTCGCCACGCAGGCAAAGAACGGGCCACTTTCCTTCTTAAGCAACTGTCAGAGAACGCGGTAGACCACGGTATTGATCAGCCTTCGGCGATCACCACCCCTTATCGCAACACCATTCCGGTTTCGAAAGAAGTGCAGAGCCCCGGCGATGCCTACATCGAGCGCAAGATTCGCTCCATCGTTCGCTGGAACGCCATTGCGATGGTGGTACGTGCGAACAAGAGTGCCGACGAGCTGGGTGGCCACATTGCCTCCTTCTCCTCAGCTGCGACCCTCTATGAAGTCGGATTCAACCATTTTTGGCGCGGCAGCGAAGACGGTAAGCCGGGCGACCTGGTGTACTTTCAGGGCCACAGCTCACCGGGTATGTACGCCCGCTCCTTCCTCGAAGGTCGCCTGACCGAAGAGCAACTGGATAATTTCCGTCGCGAAGTGGACGGTAAAGGCCTGTCCTCCTATCCGCACCCCTGGTTGATGCCGGATTACTGGCAGTTCCCGACCGTGTCCATGGGGCTCGGCCCGATCAACGCCATTTATCAGGCGCATGTGATGCGCTACCTGGACCAGCGCGGTCTGATTGAAAAAGGCGACCGGAAAATCTGGGCCTTCCTGGGTGACGGTGAGTGTGATGAGCCGGAATCTCTGGGTGCCATTTCTCTGGCGGGCCGCGAGAAGCTCGACAACCTGATCTTTGTCATCAACTGTAACCTGCAGCGCCTGGACGGCCCGGTGCGCGGTAACGGCAAAGTGGTTCAGGAACTCGAGGGCGTATTCCGCGGTGCCGGCTGGAACGTGGTCAAGGTTCTGTGGGGCGGCCAGTGGGACAAACTGCTGGAAAAAGACAAAACCGGCTTGCTGCAGAAGCGTATGGACGAAGTCCTCGACGGCGAAATGCAGAACTACAAGGCCAATGGGGGCGCTTACACCCGTGAGCATTTCTTCGGAAAATACCCCGAGCTGCTCGAGTTGGTCAAAGACATGACCGACGACGAAATTCTGCACCTGGCTCGTGGTGGTCACGACTCGCACAAGGTGTATAACGCCTATCACAACGCGGTGAATACCAAAGGCCAACCCACCGTCATTCTGGCCCAGACCGTAAAAGGTTATGGCATGGGCCCGACCGGTGAAGCGGTCAACAATGCGCACCAGGTCAAGAAGCTCGATATCGATGCGCTCAAGACCTTCCGGGACCGTTTCAACATCCCGATCGAAGACAAAGATCTGGAGAAAATCCCGTACTATCGTCCGCCGGAAGACAGCGCAGAAATGCAGTACCTGCACGAGCGGCGTAAGCAGCTCAACGGTTATCTGCCGGCCCGTAAAGCGGATTTTGAGGCGCTGGAAATTCCGCCGCTGGAAACATTCAGCAAGCAGCTCGAAGGCACTGGCGACCGCACCATTTCCACTACCATGGCCTTTGTGCGCGTGCTCAACACGTTGATCAAAGACAAGAAAGTGGGCGATAAAGTGGTTCCGATCGTGCCGGACGAAGCCCGTACCTTCGGTATGGAAGGCATGTTCCGCCAGATCGGTATTTACTCGGCCGAAGGCCAGAAGTACACGCCGCAGGATGCCGGTCAGATCATGTACTACAAAGAGGATCAGAAAGGCCAGATCCTCGAGGAAGGTATCAACGAAGCCGGTTCCATGTCCGCGTGGATTGCGGCCGCGACCTCCTACAGCAACCATCATCAGCCGTTGCTGCCGTTCTACATCTATTACTCGATGTTCGGTTTCCAGCGCATCGGTGACCTGGCCTGGTTGGCCGGCGATGCCCAGGCGCGTGGCTTCCTGCTCGGCGGTACCGCCGGTCGCACGACCCTGAACGGGGAAGGTCTGCAGCACCAGGATGGCCACAGCCATATTCTGGCCAATACCATCCCGAACTGCCGCACCTATGACCCGACTTACTCCTACGAAGTCGCGGTGATCGTGCAGGATGGCCTGAAGCGTATGTATCAGGACAAGGAAAGCTGCTACTACTATATTACCCTGATGAACGAAAACTACGTTCATCCGGATATGCCCAAGGGCGTCGAAGAGGGTATCATCAAGGGTATCTACCAACTGGAAAAAGGTACCAGCAAGAAGAAAAATCGTGTTCAGTTACTGGGCTCCGGTACGATTTTGCAGGAAGTACGGGCTGCGGCTGAAATTCTGCGCAACGATTTCAGCGTGGAGGCCGATGTCTGGAGTGTCACCAGCGTGAACGAACTGACCCGCGATGGTCAGCGCGCCGCTCGCTGGAATCTGCTCCACCCCGGTGATAAGCCCCGCAAGGCGTACCTGACCGAGCAACTGGAAAAGCAGGAAGGCCCGTTCATCATCGCGACCGATTACATGAAGAACTACTCGGAACAACTGCGTCCCTACGTGCCGGGCGACTACTATGTACTGGGTACTGACGGTTTCGGTCGCAGTGACAGCCGTGAAAAACTGCGCCACTTCTTTGAAGTGGATCGCAACTTCGTTGTGATTGCCGCGCTCAAGTCCCTGGCGGATCAGGGCAAAGTGAAGCCCGAGGTGGTCAGCAAGGCCATCAAGCAGTTTGGTATTGATCCGGACAAGGCCGACCCTCTGACCGTTTAA
- a CDS encoding insulinase family protein has translation MRAAVFLRRWRLSRAGLLVMLLLMAAHAQALVPIKGDIDHRDYRYLELENGLKVLLISDPQAEKAAASLDVHVGHHQNPLGREGLAHFLEHMLFLGTEKYPEPGAYPAFISRHGGSHNAYTASEHTNYFFDIDPEYLEPALDRFAQFFIAPRFNPEYVDRERFAVESEFKARLNDDARRIHDVYQALMNPAHPAARFGVGNLTTLADTEERPLRADLIDFYQRYYSSDLMSLVVLGRENLDALQKQVTERFKAIPVRDVSLPEAYPPLFGKDQLPMRVSIEPEKDLRRLSLLFPLPVSAESEAHKPLHYIGHLLGHEGEGSLLSLLKELGWAEGLSAGTRHRDRHDALFQVSIELTELGVRAADQIVALVFHAIKQIEARGLDAWRYEELQQMANIDFRFQEVRSPVETVRGLAHRLHLYDPVNVLWGDYRYAGYDARLIKKYLGYLNSGNVLVSLVAPTVEGNVRSPYYQAPYRVDDQPVEQPAIKARIQKQLTLPKPNDFIPTRLAVKEAPLLPGPGASPTKAPGLPEAVVDKARIKVWYQWDQEFEVPKTSMRLRLKLPRVAGSVEGATKAELLSELVRDQLNEFAYPAQLAGLDFSLRPNTRGLDIEIFGYSSRQNLLLTRIVEALRKGRFEQDRFDDLKRTVARRWRNEALDTPYGVIARQVPRLHFAPYSLGRDKLRVLEGIDLKAIHQFADSVLKDAELEVLLYGNLYRQEAVRLAAYLEHQLLGDLTRQDLAPARVFRLKSRGPWVYERPLEHDDSVTMLYVQGLSTELDDVAHMQLARRLLQPAFFHELRTEKQLGYVATVFGLPLKDQEGTVLVVQSPSVDSDRLWREMDGFLAGAEIHLKEGLAEQKTALVRELREPAKTLYQQSDRYWEGLMMGDTRFDRRERLAQAVEAVTADSLQAYYRKVFADPARRLWLVTDRSEEAPAAKVIDAIPDYQKALEALSYP, from the coding sequence ATGCGCGCAGCTGTCTTTCTCCGCCGTTGGCGTCTGTCCCGGGCCGGTCTGTTGGTGATGCTCCTGCTAATGGCGGCCCACGCCCAGGCTCTGGTCCCCATAAAAGGTGATATCGATCACCGGGACTACCGTTATCTGGAGCTGGAAAACGGACTGAAAGTCCTGTTGATATCGGATCCCCAGGCGGAGAAGGCGGCGGCCTCTCTGGATGTCCATGTCGGTCATCACCAGAACCCGTTGGGTCGGGAAGGTCTGGCGCACTTTCTTGAACATATGCTCTTCCTGGGTACGGAAAAATACCCCGAGCCCGGTGCTTATCCTGCGTTTATCAGCCGTCACGGTGGCAGCCACAACGCTTACACCGCGAGTGAGCATACCAATTATTTCTTCGATATCGACCCCGAATACCTTGAGCCGGCGCTGGACCGCTTTGCACAGTTTTTTATCGCACCGCGGTTCAATCCCGAGTACGTTGACCGGGAACGCTTTGCGGTGGAGTCGGAATTCAAGGCCCGCTTGAACGATGACGCTCGCCGTATTCACGATGTCTACCAGGCGTTGATGAATCCGGCCCACCCGGCGGCCCGTTTTGGGGTCGGCAATCTCACCACCCTGGCCGATACCGAAGAGCGTCCCCTTCGGGCCGATCTGATCGATTTCTATCAGCGCTACTATTCATCGGATCTGATGTCACTGGTGGTTCTGGGGCGGGAAAATCTGGATGCCCTGCAGAAGCAGGTGACCGAGCGGTTCAAAGCCATACCCGTTCGGGACGTATCACTGCCGGAAGCCTATCCTCCCCTGTTTGGGAAAGACCAATTGCCGATGAGGGTGTCCATCGAGCCCGAAAAAGACCTTCGTCGCCTGTCCCTCCTGTTCCCGCTCCCGGTCAGCGCGGAGAGCGAGGCTCATAAGCCATTGCACTATATCGGCCACTTGCTGGGGCACGAAGGGGAGGGCAGTCTGTTGTCGCTGCTCAAGGAGCTCGGCTGGGCGGAGGGCCTGAGCGCGGGAACCCGGCACCGTGACCGGCACGACGCGCTGTTTCAGGTTTCGATCGAGTTGACCGAGCTTGGAGTGCGGGCCGCGGATCAGATTGTTGCGCTGGTGTTTCATGCCATCAAACAGATCGAAGCCCGGGGGCTGGACGCCTGGCGCTACGAAGAGCTTCAGCAAATGGCGAACATTGATTTCCGTTTCCAGGAGGTTCGCTCCCCGGTGGAGACGGTGCGGGGGCTTGCGCATCGGCTGCATCTCTACGACCCGGTCAACGTACTGTGGGGCGATTATCGGTATGCGGGGTATGACGCCCGGTTGATCAAGAAGTACCTGGGCTATCTCAATAGCGGCAATGTGCTGGTTTCCCTGGTGGCGCCCACGGTGGAGGGCAATGTCCGGTCGCCGTATTATCAGGCTCCCTACCGGGTGGACGATCAGCCGGTCGAGCAGCCGGCGATCAAGGCGCGAATCCAGAAGCAACTGACGTTGCCCAAGCCCAACGACTTTATCCCCACCCGGTTGGCCGTAAAAGAGGCGCCGTTGCTGCCGGGGCCGGGCGCCTCGCCCACAAAAGCGCCCGGCCTGCCCGAGGCGGTGGTGGACAAGGCACGAATCAAAGTCTGGTACCAATGGGATCAGGAGTTTGAGGTTCCCAAAACCAGCATGCGACTTCGTCTCAAGCTTCCCCGGGTGGCTGGCAGTGTCGAGGGCGCGACCAAAGCCGAGCTGTTATCCGAGCTGGTGCGAGACCAGCTCAATGAATTTGCTTACCCGGCCCAACTGGCCGGGCTGGATTTCTCGTTACGCCCCAACACCCGGGGCCTGGATATTGAAATCTTCGGGTACAGCAGTCGCCAGAATCTATTGTTGACCCGCATTGTGGAGGCGTTGCGCAAGGGGCGGTTTGAGCAGGATCGCTTTGATGACCTCAAGCGCACGGTGGCGCGGCGTTGGCGCAACGAAGCGCTCGATACGCCCTACGGGGTTATTGCCAGACAGGTGCCGCGCCTGCACTTTGCGCCCTATTCTCTGGGGCGGGACAAGCTCCGGGTGCTCGAGGGCATCGATCTTAAAGCCATTCACCAGTTCGCCGATTCGGTACTCAAAGACGCGGAACTGGAAGTGTTGCTGTACGGTAACCTGTATCGCCAGGAGGCGGTGCGCCTGGCCGCTTACCTCGAGCATCAATTGCTCGGTGACCTGACGCGCCAGGATCTGGCGCCGGCCCGGGTGTTCCGCCTGAAATCCCGGGGCCCCTGGGTGTATGAGCGGCCTCTGGAGCACGATGACAGTGTCACCATGCTGTACGTCCAGGGACTCTCCACGGAGCTGGATGATGTGGCCCATATGCAGCTGGCCCGACGGCTACTGCAACCGGCGTTTTTCCATGAGCTGCGCACCGAGAAGCAGTTGGGCTATGTGGCCACGGTGTTTGGGTTGCCGCTCAAAGATCAGGAGGGCACCGTGCTGGTCGTCCAGTCGCCATCGGTTGACAGTGATCGCCTCTGGCGGGAAATGGATGGCTTCCTGGCTGGCGCCGAAATCCACTTAAAAGAGGGGCTGGCGGAACAGAAAACGGCGTTGGTTCGCGAGTTGCGCGAACCGGCAAAGACCCTGTATCAGCAATCTGACCGGTATTGGGAGGGCCTGATGATGGGGGACACCCGTTTCGACCGGCGCGAACGCCTGGCCCAGGCGGTAGAGGCTGTGACCGCTGATTCCCTGCAGGCCTATTACAGGAAGGTGTTTGCCGATCCCGCCCGGCGCTTGTGGCTGGTGACGGACCGGTCGGAAGAAGCACCGGCGGCCAAGGTGATCGACGCCATACCCGACTACCAAAAGGCCCTTGAGGCCCTCAGCTACCCCTGA